In a single window of the Caproicibacterium sp. BJN0003 genome:
- a CDS encoding siphovirus ReqiPepy6 Gp37-like family protein encodes MIDLIILNADFAELGALDDFSSLIWDRKYYETGNFELHCSPKYFPLFMGAEYIWSKGLVETGIIQDVSYDKEKHDTIVKGHFLEDILCGRLITDIVTGTKTPEVWAREWITNYCITPADSKRKIAKLSLGAMHGLGTPVPVQTRGDDLLSKIREIATPQECGFRILYDYPHDQMYAEIWQGLDRTENQAVHSLAVFSDEEETSSLSTYTRSAGDYRNFAYVAGEGEDADRIIVTVDQTNGNPRKELWVDARDLQREKDDTDTTYQAKLIQRGKEKLTQYPIAESADFSVLTSNTLVYREDYDLGDLGTVIDQETGIKYTARVEEIEEVWENGSHTVTPTLGKSPSTILGKVKREVNEVGKSAETPQLSPVARSGEYSDLKGIPTGYLTKADLLTYVFPVGTYYISFKNVSPASFLGGTWMRQEDVFLYGSTQDEMKNGTYYGGSKTKTISQDNLPNVGLYTHGYYTVDNNHDGSTVQVRARDYLTNDPTDWIGALGGGGKAMDIMPPYVGVHMWKRLS; translated from the coding sequence TTGATCGATTTAATTATCTTAAATGCTGATTTCGCAGAGCTCGGTGCGCTCGATGATTTCTCTTCTTTAATCTGGGACCGCAAATATTATGAAACGGGAAATTTTGAACTTCACTGTTCTCCAAAATATTTTCCGCTTTTTATGGGAGCAGAATACATCTGGTCTAAGGGACTGGTTGAAACCGGGATCATTCAAGATGTGTCCTACGATAAAGAGAAACACGACACCATTGTAAAAGGTCATTTCTTAGAGGATATCCTTTGCGGCCGTTTAATTACCGACATCGTCACAGGTACCAAGACACCGGAAGTCTGGGCGCGGGAATGGATCACAAACTACTGCATTACCCCGGCTGACAGCAAGCGAAAAATAGCCAAGCTGTCTCTAGGGGCAATGCACGGTCTCGGAACGCCGGTACCGGTGCAAACCAGAGGGGACGATCTGCTTTCAAAAATCAGAGAGATTGCAACACCGCAGGAATGTGGATTCCGGATTCTGTACGATTATCCTCATGACCAAATGTACGCCGAAATATGGCAGGGGCTTGACCGCACGGAAAATCAAGCCGTTCACTCGCTCGCAGTGTTCTCAGACGAAGAGGAAACATCCTCCCTATCCACTTATACCCGCAGCGCCGGAGATTACCGCAACTTTGCATATGTCGCTGGTGAAGGTGAAGATGCTGACCGTATTATCGTGACCGTTGACCAAACAAACGGCAATCCGAGAAAGGAGCTTTGGGTTGATGCCCGCGATTTACAGCGGGAAAAAGATGATACCGATACCACATACCAAGCAAAACTCATTCAGAGAGGAAAGGAAAAGCTCACCCAATATCCGATTGCGGAATCCGCTGATTTCTCGGTGCTGACTTCCAACACCCTGGTTTACCGTGAAGATTACGATTTGGGCGATCTCGGAACGGTGATCGATCAGGAGACCGGGATTAAATATACTGCCCGAGTGGAGGAAATTGAAGAAGTTTGGGAGAACGGCTCTCATACCGTCACCCCCACACTGGGGAAATCTCCGTCTACCATATTAGGAAAGGTCAAACGCGAGGTAAACGAAGTCGGCAAGAGCGCTGAAACTCCGCAGCTTTCACCAGTTGCGCGTTCCGGAGAATATTCAGACTTAAAAGGAATTCCCACAGGCTATTTAACGAAAGCAGACTTATTAACATATGTTTTTCCAGTCGGTACTTATTATATTTCTTTTAAAAATGTGAGTCCTGCATCTTTTTTAGGCGGTACATGGATGCGGCAGGAAGATGTTTTTCTTTATGGCTCAACTCAAGATGAAATGAAGAATGGAACATATTACGGCGGCAGCAAAACAAAGACCATCTCGCAAGACAATCTACCCAATGTAGGACTCTATACGCACGGATATTATACAGTCGACAATAATCACGATGGCAGCACCGTACAAGTACGAGCCAGAGACTATCTTACAAACGATCCGACTGATTGGATTGGAGCTTTAGGCGGAGGTGGAAAAGCAATGGATATTATGCCTCCATATGTTGGTGTTCATATGTGGAAACGGTTGTCTTAA
- a CDS encoding phage distal tail protein, which yields MIDKKQLTLTLKSNNHTLSMGTGTNYGILTIEGIESSDITYNLKANAQFDGSQELGYRVEPRVVAIEAEYRGSGDTELIRHQIEDFFVVHHPGVLTVNYCGTERHISYRTTVFKDKRANLYDPFAFYFELTCPNPYFIGDEFSDNIAGKVPVLLTPFSIFKGTNLTLAYRKYNNELTVINPGAVSTGLEIEFIATNVVKNPRIDNLTTGEFLRVIVDMKAGDHLVVTTEHGNKRIELNGVNISQKKDRTSTFFQILEGENTLSYTADDGYTNLEVYPRWSAKYLGV from the coding sequence ATGATTGATAAAAAGCAGCTCACATTGACACTTAAAAGCAACAATCACACCTTGTCCATGGGTACCGGAACGAACTACGGCATTCTAACCATTGAAGGGATTGAATCTTCTGATATTACCTACAATTTAAAAGCAAACGCCCAATTCGACGGAAGTCAGGAACTCGGATATCGTGTGGAACCACGAGTAGTTGCAATAGAGGCAGAATATCGCGGTAGCGGCGATACGGAATTAATACGTCATCAAATAGAGGATTTCTTTGTAGTACATCATCCCGGTGTATTAACTGTAAATTACTGCGGAACAGAACGTCATATTTCCTATCGGACAACCGTTTTTAAAGATAAGCGAGCGAATCTTTACGATCCGTTCGCTTTTTATTTTGAGCTTACCTGCCCCAACCCCTATTTTATCGGGGATGAGTTTTCAGACAATATCGCCGGGAAAGTGCCGGTACTCTTGACGCCGTTTTCGATTTTCAAGGGAACAAACCTTACTTTGGCATACCGCAAATACAACAATGAACTAACTGTCATAAATCCCGGCGCCGTATCGACCGGACTCGAAATAGAATTCATTGCAACAAACGTCGTAAAGAACCCACGAATAGACAATTTGACAACCGGAGAATTTTTACGAGTAATCGTAGACATGAAAGCCGGAGATCATTTAGTCGTTACGACCGAACACGGAAATAAACGCATTGAGTTAAACGGGGTCAACATCAGTCAGAAAAAAGACCGCACCAGTACCTTCTTTCAGATTTTGGAAGGAGAAAATACGCTTTCTTATACCGCAGATGATGGGTATACCAATTTAGAGGTATATCCCCGCTGGTCTGCAAAATATTTGGGGGTGTAA